The segment ATGATGTATACTCCAACCACTCAGCGGAATGATGAAGCAAACACATAGGTTGACTTCCATTAAGCACGGCATAACATCATCTACTATAAACAAATGTACATGTATACTGGTTAAAATGGTATTGGTCAGCAAttagcaggaaaaaaaattgtgacaagGTAGTAAATAATAAGTGATTTCCATGACAGTTTTTTCGGTTTGTATTTGTGTAACAATATAAAATGATCAATGTGTCCACAAGTCACAGGATTTTAGCACACAATCTACATTCTTGCTCTCTATAACACTCATTACCAGCTTAAAACAATTAAATGCTACACAACTACCTTAAAAATGCACATAGTTCAATGCAAACAAAGAAAAGACCCAGCTACCCAACACCAGGTGACTGGTAACAGCAACTCCTAAGATAAGAGCTCTTTAACAGCAACTCCTAAGATAAGAGCTCTTGAAATTCACATAACACAATATGCAAGTTAATTTTCAGAAAGTCGAGCCGAAACCAATTGCTAGTCATTCATAGACTAATAAATTTAGTTCAAAACATTTTGTGCCTGCAAAACTGAGCCATAAGACACAGTGTAGTCACCATAGCTCAAGTGTCCGGTACACTAGGCAGTATTACTAGGTACTTGTTAATTTCCTTATGGCTATCCAAACCAACAATTTAGAAACACTGCTATAATTTCCTGCaagtaaatttgaaaaatttgagtaTTATCAGCAATTTTTACTGGCAATCTGCAGTTAAATCTCACATGCTTGCTTGCACAGAAGTTTAATTACAAGTAAAATCGTAATCTTTCCCAGTGTAATGATTACGGCTCAAGTCTTCAGATAAAATGTCTTGTTTCTAGGACAGTCTCAAATATTTGTGACACAGTTGGCTCAATATGATTTAGAAAGTGACCCTCACATAATAGTGTATGCTGGATCAAAACATGAATATGTTAAAATTTCAGGCTATTGGCATTCTATCATTTGCAGAAATAGGTTATCTAcatcaaaaaattgctgtttagtggtaataactttaaataatcaaattcttGTATGCAATGAAACGATGCGAGCGTAAGATATGAACCTTGACTGAGCTCTGCCACTATCCGTCCCAGTCATCCTGGACACTCACAACACATGTTAAGTACCCACGTTCGATCAAGCCCACGAACAATTAAATTAATGCTCTCCGCAATACACAAGTATAGACGTTTTCCCAGCTTCAGCTGTGCGAGATCTCCCTCAGAGCATGGCATCGGGTTTGTCACTCGAGGGTTGCACATTCCGCCGGGCCCGCTTCGCTTACACACGGTGGCAAATAGTCATTAGAGATAGATTTGATCCCCTATTCCAATCTGTCGGTTTACAAGACAATTCTGCACAAGAGTTAGCTagcatgtgtttttttaaataaaaataggaaCCTTTTTTCCATCAAAATTATTAAtcacaatttattataatttttcacaatttctttTAACAGCAGTACTTAAATATTGTAAAGTGTCAATGTGCAGAGATATTAATGAACAAATTCAAAAGggcaaagaaaaaaaaggttactCTTCCTGAATAGTTTCAGCATCTATACAGCTGTTAACAGAAGCACATCAAGACATTTATCCACAGTAATTTGTTGTAACATATACGGCTAGGCAAGCACACATGGAGCTCTGTAATAAAATTTGTATTCATTATATTCACTTTACAAAAGAACTGCACCATCCGTCGAGAGTTGTTCGATGTACGTGTGCACCAAAACAAAAAATTGATTTTCCCGCAGAGCCACACAGTGGTTTGCCTAGAAGAGCAACGTGCTCATGCCTCCCATCTCGCTCTGCTCCTTGACGAAGATCTCGAAATACTGGTAGATGATGGTGACCGCCAGCAGGATGCCCGTGCCAGAGCCGATGGCCCCCAGGAAGTCTGCCAGCACCGACAGCGCCCCGATGCACAGGCCCCCGAACGCAGCAGCCGTGGGGATGTAGCGGTTCAGCTCGCGGACCATCGAGTTGTCCCGGTGGCCGCGCATCACCATCTGCTGCTCCTTCAGCTGTTTCGCAACCTGCGCACCCACCCGGTTCACAAATTAGGCACACACACATCTTCAAAGTAGAaactcaaaacaaaaatttttgtatatgAGAGCCTGGGACGGGCTAAATCCTGGTGCCCAACTCCATTTCGAGACTTAATTGCACACTGATAGCTAGACTAAAGTTACACATCTGAAACTTCCTCATATAACATTTAGAGTCATGGCCACGAGATCTTTATACAAGCAAGTCCGCCTGGGCTCAAGAGAAATATCCTCCACTGTTTCAGGTCTTTAGTCATAAATGAAGTGCCTACTTGACATCCCAAAAGGAAACTCCAGTGATAAACCTGCTGGTTGTACATACAAAAGTAATCGAGGGGTTTGCACTCACGTCCTTGGCGGAGGAGCCGGACACGTCGATCCACGTCTTGGAGAAGAAGGCGCAGGAGCCCAGCATGAAGACGATGTAGAGCATGGCGTGCACTGGGTCCTCCAGGATGTGGCCGATGTTCTCCGGGGGCGACAGGTAGTAGCACAGTCCGCCCACCGGGTAGGAGCGCGCCGGGCCTCCGCCCCCCACATCCGCCCACGCCCCCAGCATGTTCACCAGGAAGTTGCCCGGGAACTTCACCGCCAGCATCTAGCAACAAACACCCCTCCCGGCTACTGCCACTGCACTACCTCTTCAAGTAGCGGTCAAACTGTACAGAGTCCGTCACTCTTACGGCCCACAACAGTTTAGCTGGCACATaaattgcaaaaataaatatatcagaACTGTATTTATTAACCCCTTCTCTGAGCCAATAAAAACTGTATATTGGCTTATAAATGTGTGATTTACATAAaacttcaacaaaaaaatattctcaaTATTCAACAACAAACAGTACAGCTTCAAAATCCTGCTAAAATGGTTCACTAGCAAATAATTTGAATAGAGAATGTGGTAGCCAtacaaatgtataattttaaaaaactcactacacacacacatTACTTGCAACATTAAACATATGTACACCAGTCCCCACGTAGCACGACTAATACATTCCTAAAATTTTTCTTGTTATTGGAAATTGTGTTAGACCACAGTTGCTGGAAAGAGCGGAAAACAATAATTGAGTAACTTCGTCTTTGATCCGAGGACCTAGTCCTTCAGTTTATACCATGAGTTGCAAGCAAACAATGGATTTACTTGCGAACagtatttaaaattcatttttcgGTACCTACGAACAGTAAATCTATTTTGAGTCAGTGAAGTTTTGGGCGACCAATTTGTATTTTCAACATGTACTTGTTTTATGGTCAGAAGATTGCAGCCAAAGTGACTTGTAAATTTtcaatatgttaaataaaaaaaagttgtgtcCAAATGATGTTATTTCAGCTTTATGTGTTCATGTATGTGCACTCTAAACCAATGCTGAGCTAGAGGTTTGGAATGTTACAAAGTTCATTATGTGTCAGttcaaaatgagactattttggtgaagtaagtattaagaaatatttttagtgCCAATTTTGTGCAATGATacactatttttatgaataaagacaATATAAGAATTTAAAAACAACTTATAAAATATTGTCCCTACCAATGAGCTAAGCAACTCCATATAGATGACATACATGGGGTTGCATCTTTCATGTGCAATTGTCTTGAGACCTCCGTCGACTATGTTAAAAGCTGTAACACACACTCACCTGGGAAATGACGTACAGGTTGGAGACCAGGGCGGACTGCAGGATGATGGGAATGTTGGAGGTGTAGAACAGCTTGATGGGGTAGCTGCTGTACTGGCCGCGGTAGCGCGCAGACTTGATGGGCAGGTCAACACGGAATCCCTTCAACATCGACCAAGGGAGAACCCGTTACACTACTGGAAATACAACCAATGTCACTCTCCTGCCAAATCTTATCCAACATACTGACAACTAgacattaaatacgttttttcttaataatttttttttaaacacgtgATTGTTTTCAGGTAAAAGAGGATATGTCTCTTAAAGTTACACGTTACTACGGTGATGCAACAAGTTAATGCAgcaaatttacattatttataattCTAGTAAATCTTTTGTTCCCTTTGAGAAACCTCGTAAACTTTGTCTTAAGAGATTTATTACAGtaatgtgtttgtatgtttggCCGAGCATCTGGCAAACATTAACATTGTTAATGACACATGGCTAGCTCCTGTGTTGTTCTTGTATCGAGTCTCTAGACACTCTACGGTGATGCAACAAGTTAATGCAGCAAATTtacattacagtagaacctcgatgatacattcccgtttcatacattttcccgtgtcatacgccgattaattttggtcccgccgaaagtactatatttacaatggtttactttcccggaacatacacttataaaatcattaatttcccgtgtCATACGTTTTTACATAGCGGAAAagccctaaaattcacaaatttatttgttatattcctcctgataaaatacgttttaatgcttttattttgaaaaacgttcattgtttacctttgcaaacgtaagaaaataactttatcgcaccatagatatggatagtatcaggaagactgtgcacttcgctagtagcatctatggccagcaccaagcaagactagtggcgcaaactagcaatgattatgaaaatggtgcacacgCTTTACCAAGGAACatatctcatattttgtgcattcattaatctttgaactgaatatacccgtttgttattgttttcttacgatcggattgttttgtattttacgtttctcaagttaaaattttattgaaaaatgttcTGTTGCattaagttgtttgtaaaatgaagcaaacaaaaaaaatttctgattttctttttacaatagcctaattttttttatttctaaattagGCTTggagacttcccccccccccccccccctccaagaaggactgctttacttgattatggactgtattttacatttatggtagttttattatatgtatatataatgatgaattcattaatataatgcaattatttacacattatgtatttaagtttaatctgacattgtgctggtatgctaaattgaaattttttttttattattgccattcccttttcatacactttcccgcatcatacaccatttttgtgccctccgttgaaaagtgtatgacaggggttctactgtatttataattCTAGTAAATCTTTTGTTCCCTTTAAGAAACCTCGCAAACTTTGTCTTAAGAGATTTATTACAGtaatgtgtttgtatgtttggCCGAGCATTTGGCAAACATTACCATTATTGCCAAACATTTGGCAAGCACTAACATCGTCGACGACGCACGGCCAGCACGCACCTGGAAGTATATGACGATGGCGAACACGAGCACGGTGGCCAGCAGGTTCATGAGGTTGGGCAGGTTCTGGCGGTAGAAGGCCTCGCGCAGCGCCCGCACCTTGTCCTGCCGCGTGGCCAGCAGGTGGAACAGCGCGATCACCGCGCCCTCGAACTCCGTGCCGCGCCCCGTGTTGACCGTGGCCGGGCTGAAGGCCTTCCACACGATGGTCTCGCAGATGTTGGTGGCGATGAAGAGCGAGATGCCTGAGCCCAGGCCGTAGCCCTTCTGCAGCAGCTCGTCCAGCAAGAGCACGATGAGGCCCGCCACGAACAGCTGGATGATGATGAGCAGGCACACGCCGGCGCCGATCTCCGCCGGGTCCCCGTACATGCCCGTCATCACGTACACGATGGCCTGCCCCACCGTGATCACCATGCCGAACACTGCGACACACACCATCTCGTTCCTTGCAACCTCCCCACGTTCCGGAGTCTACTGCTGGATCATCGAGCGTAAATGTGGTTTAACAGAAACACCAAATGTGAAATGCAACCCGACACAAACAAAAGAAACACAGCAGTAAAATAAAACAGTAATGATGGACCCTTGTCAGCGCAGTAATGCCGGAATCCACCCACAAAATACTTGAAAGCGAGCAGCttgagatttattttattttttgttctgaatagacatgcttattacaaaccATTATGtatattgtaaacaaacattgccagtcaaaatgaaattgttttggagaaattagaaTAATGGAACATTTTTCATACTTGTTCAGTAATatactatctttttttttaataaacagatttgataaaaaaaaaaaaaaaaaccaacatcgAAATCTCcagttttaaaaccaaaatttgcctgaaaataaaaccataaaatcttgttctCCTCGAGCAAGGAAATATTGTGTCATGAAAACTTTgtgttgtaaatattgtgtgataagactttttttttgtgtttgtacagaaactaaaaaataataataataattacagaaacATGCCTTCTACATCTTTCTTTCTTCAGTACAACTGCCCGACTAAATTTATACTGAACTTCATAATTTAAAACATCAACATCCTCATCATTGCAGCAAGCACTCACACTTCTGCGCGCCGTTGAATAGGGCCCTGTCCTTGGGCGTGTCGCCCACCTCAATGATCTTGGCCCCCGCCAGCAGCTGCATGATCAGCCCCGACGTCACGATGGGCGAGATGCCCAGCTCCATGAGCGTGCCGCGGTTCGATGCCAGGATCACTCGGATCCAGTAGAACGGATCCGCCGAGTCGGAGCTCATTATGCCGAACAGCGGGATCTACAGACACAAACAGACCACCAAACTCTAATGATGAACGTAATCTTTTAAGAACTGAATTAAAAGATagcaatttatttagcatgaagtttgtaccacattcgatgcaaaaaaattaaaataaaaaaaaggataatatattttttaaaatcttgtaaCTGTTACTTGTACATTatgacatttatacattttttatacacaaaaacttaccagatttattttattttttgttctgaaCAGAATGCTTATTACAAAccattaaattgtaaacaaacattaccagtcaaaatgaaattgttttggagaaattagtataatggaacatttttcaaatttgttctaCCGTCAAAATGATCATCAAACTTCAATGGCTTACTGGAACAAATAATACTGTAGCTTATTGCTTAATGCTGGTGAGCAGGATCACTCACTTGCCTCTCAATGTTTGTTTCAAATCATGAAGAAATTAGCAAAGTgagacataaaataaattttgagcaGCATCATTTTGTAAAAGCCAGTACGTCACATACTGAGGAATACTCAAATATAGATTTAATATCAACAGAACTGCACGAGCACTGTAAGTCTGCTAAGTTTTAGCCAAATAACATTAGTCAAAGGTTGCAGCTTTAGGTATAACAGCAGGGCATTACTTAGCTTACTTTCCAAGACAAACACTAccattagcattaaaaaaaatacaaaaccactacataaatatttactacacacattacatcacataaaaacaaaatgaaatataatCATTACAGTATCTTATACACAcccacaaaattatatttatataaacagaCCTGCCAATCccagaatattaaaaattacatgttcATGTTTGCCAAACTCAAAGAAAAACCACAGCATAAATTTCAACCAATTTTTTGAGCAGTAGCACTATCAGGAAACATTTTACCAAACAACCACCCAGTTTCACCTGAAAAACTTGTGGTCCATGAACACTGGTGCCTGTTACAAGGACTTATCGCTCTTTTAAATtagattttcacaaatattttaaagactttaaatagtttaataacaattttataaatattttaactacagttaatatatttttatgactgAGTCATCAGCTGTGAAAATAGGTCAACATAATATttacacacaattttattttatttatttattcaatttttgttctgtggatcccatatggaggtaaggactccgggatatagaacaagtcattaatacaaatatatacatatatacaaacaaactgtacggccacaaaaaactaaatattacaaagCACTTtcacatttcaaaagtaagagagcttaaaaaaaacaaaaaaaaacatgggtacataagaaattgtataaactgaagtctaaagctcagagtgaagagttagtttacaaaaatcaatatttttctcctcgttttgtgatgtatttaaataaaatttaccacagtttagttttcttatctgttattacGTCAAAGAATTCTATCGAAGAGAGAGAGATCTGGATAAAACTTTGATAGTGCTTTTAAATTTCATACCAAagaagaaactaaaccattttcaaagaaattttaGTAGCTGTTTGGATTTTTAGTCTTGAGCTCTCAAGAACATTGCCATTTTCGTATCAATGTCTcatgttatttatatttacacattACTCAGCTTAGTGAGTATTTTTGATTAGATGACTTCTAAggttcttaaaatttttaatagagCTACTAAAAAAGCTTGTTTTAGAGTTTAGTCGATTTTAAGCCAAGTTGTACAGtaccaaaaataatatataatttatatcaaacaggttatctgcttttaatatgtatttttataataaatattataggtATGTAGTTTCaactttttaagtttttattaacatTGGGATCACTTAATTTTAAAGCCTGTCGCACCCCAGACCACCTTAGCTAGCTCAAAATATTCGGCCTGGAGTGGACATTCATAAATACTTGCACAAATCATTTGGGTTCCTAAAAcatatgtaaattacaaatacgtgTTACTAAGATGATTAGATACTGGATTAACGTTTCTCAGACACAAACTGATTtataactgtatttttattaatgtttcacAAATATTCACAAGTCATTTTGGTCAACATTTCCAGACAACGGGAAACAAATGCATGTCGAATTTACCAGCGAGTCACACATAACCTCTTCACTGACTCCAAAAACAAACACGTCGACTGTTCGCAGTTACTGAAAGGATGAATATTGAAAGATGGTTTGCAATTAAGTCCCATGGTTGCACACAAACTCACAAGCTGAAGGACCCAGTAGTCAGAACAAAGATAAAGTTCACTCGATACTTGCTGGTAATAGCAACAagtgtagtaaaaaaaattctagtttagTGATCCAAAAGCGAAAAAAGCTTGATTAAATAAGATAGTGCTTGGACTACAGCCGTAAATTTACTCTGACATTAATATATTATTGGTGAACCACGCCCCACACACAACCCATCTGTACCTCGCTGAGACGCTGTCTAATGAGGCTATGTGCGAATGTGTACCACCCAAAGGAAGTGGGAGGTGCACAAACTCTCAAACCAATCACAACACATCCCACACAAAAAACATTGCAGTACACGCACAGTGGCTTTTCCGGCAGAAATTATGACAAGGAAAATATCACAGATTCTGGTGACATAATTTTTAACCAATCACAAAAAATACCTTGAAAAAATACCAGCCAATACTAGCATGTGGCAACAACACAGACTCTTGTATCAAGGCTACTGATATACCTCTCTCTAACTATTACGCAACTGGCAAATCACCTCACCTGCTCATTCAAACAAAGCAAAAACCAGCAAtccttaaaatatataataaagcaCATAAAAACTTAACTATAGAAATTCAGAAAATGATACAAATAATACCTAGGGCTTATACATCATAAAGCAAGCAAATTATCAGAATAACTTAAACAgcgtgaaaaaaaatgtaaattatgatCATGAAAAATATGGCAAGCACAGGAATACTTAAAGGAATAAAAAGCTGTAAAATGACCTCAGAAATCCTAACCAATATACTGAACATGATGAGAATCCATAATAATTCATTATTAAACCATTTAACCAGAGGGGAGAGCAGTAGTCCGGGTTGTTACAAGCCTCAGCTCACTGGATGTATATGGCGTGAAAGTCATTCTTGATATTTTAAAGGAACTATAATTTCTAATTTGGTATAAAATTATCTACTTTTAGTTGTAGCCCAATTCACATCcctgataatttttttaagtctgCATTTTAATTTAGATTTCTTAACATTAGCTTTTGGCAGTTTCCCAATTTGGggcaattttaatatttaaaaatatatatatttttttatatataattttggatAACCCTCGCTTTTATGTACACAGTCAAGAATTTAGTCACTTTGTTTTCTGCCAAGTCACTTGAGGTATTAAACTTTTACTTGCTGCTTTAACAGAACAATTCATTTCATGAACACATTTTTCTCGAGTAAAACAGCAACTACGACAATCTGTCGCAGCACAAAGAAGGCATGGTTTCTATGGGCGAAGTGTTTCACCCTGCGTGTGCTTGTCCAAGAAGTGGAAATGTTTCTGATCGTCGACACGCATGCCACCGCTGAATGAACAGAACCTTAGCGGGAGAGAACGCACAAATGCAGGAGTTGGCAGGTATGTACGTTACTTACACATCTATGGAACAATGTCACAAACATAGCTAGTATCTAACTAAGATATGCACTCACCTGGCAGCAGACGAGGAAAATGAATAACGTGATGGCGGTCCATAGCACTTTTTCCCTGAACTGGATCTGTGAACACACAAATAAGTTTAGTCGAGTAAAACAAAATAGAATTTTTATGACAAACATATTTCCATGTTCATCGCAAACTGCTTATTACAGTATGTCTGGCCCAATACAGGCCATTATAGAAAAGAGCTGCTCGGAAACGGGTATTACATGGAAAAACAGGCAGGGTAAAGCAGCCAATTAGGTGCCTTGCAAACCACATGCAGAGCTCTGGGATAACATTTTTTGTTCACTCTTCAAGACAAGAGCGTATGCATAATTTCATTTCTGAAGAGGTGcataaagggggaaaaaaaaagaggggggggggggggaaattgaacCACTTTACACGCTGTTTtctatcaaattatttttatttgctggtgagaacaatagttttttttttcaagattctTTTTTTAGGGGGGACATAGGGAAAGGCAATTATCCCCTTAGATCTCTAAGTCACATTTATACAATAAACTATAGGTACATCTTTTTATACAAGATTCAGTTTTCCTTTTAATCTGAGAAATTTTTGTGTAAATCACAACAGTTTCTAGGCATAACAATATGCTGGTTCCATGATATTGGAAGCACTAAATCTAGCGATATAAAAATCTTAACATTCATTATTTTGCAATGAACTCTTTAGGCCACTATTTAAAGTCCCATTATGGCGTATTCCCTACAGGAAAGCTGTACCTTATTTCAGAGTCTTGCACAGAAAGAACTCGGACACGATAGTGGTCCAGCATTACTAGAAGAACTTGAATTTGCAACTGCAATTCCTGACACAGGACAAATGTTCGATTTCATTCAAATCAAggcagtaaaaaattatttatcaattaaaaaaagCCTTATAGCAGCCATTT is part of the Bacillus rossius redtenbacheri isolate Brsri chromosome 8, Brsri_v3, whole genome shotgun sequence genome and harbors:
- the LOC134535099 gene encoding protein transport protein Sec61 subunit alpha; this translates as MGIKFLEVIKPFCSILPEIAKPERKIQFREKVLWTAITLFIFLVCCQIPLFGIMSSDSADPFYWIRVILASNRGTLMELGISPIVTSGLIMQLLAGAKIIEVGDTPKDRALFNGAQKLFGMVITVGQAIVYVMTGMYGDPAEIGAGVCLLIIIQLFVAGLIVLLLDELLQKGYGLGSGISLFIATNICETIVWKAFSPATVNTGRGTEFEGAVIALFHLLATRQDKVRALREAFYRQNLPNLMNLLATVLVFAIVIYFQGFRVDLPIKSARYRGQYSSYPIKLFYTSNIPIILQSALVSNLYVISQMLAVKFPGNFLVNMLGAWADVGGGGPARSYPVGGLCYYLSPPENIGHILEDPVHAMLYIVFMLGSCAFFSKTWIDVSGSSAKDVAKQLKEQQMVMRGHRDNSMVRELNRYIPTAAAFGGLCIGALSVLADFLGAIGSGTGILLAVTIIYQYFEIFVKEQSEMGGMSTLLF